A region from the Helcococcus ovis genome encodes:
- a CDS encoding proline--tRNA ligase: MKMDKYYMPTLKEDPQDAEIASHKLLLRAGMIRKSASGIYSYLPLGYRVIKNIEKIVREGMDKFGAQEVLMSALQPQEIWEESGRWKKFGEEMFRLKDRNNRDFCLGPTAEEYFTTLVRDELKSYKQLPLNIYQIQTKYRDEKRPRFGINRAREFTMKDAYSFDKDQEGLEKSYQNMWDAYEYIFDKIGLDYRVVQGDSGLMGSGISHEFIAMAETGEGVIVYSNDSDYAATDEKCVVTLPELEKEEALELEKIYTPNVKTIEELSSFLKEDSSKFVKAIALKSDDEFFVVFVPGNRELNLLKFLSYVKVSENEIQMMNDEDIRKLTGADAGFTGPIGLSKEVRIIVDSRVTKMSNFVVGANETDYHIKNVNYGRDFVGEVVEDLLMVQEGDKGPNGEELLFARGIEVGNIFQLGTKYSAEMNAKFLDENGKENYFIMGSYGIGITRTVTAIIEQNYDEDGIIWPESVAPYKVIITVVKVGDEEQDKLAEEIYNTLTENGVEVMLDNRKERPGVKFKDRDLIGIPYRITVGRDSKDGIVEFSTRKEKENVSKDYKEVIKILTK, translated from the coding sequence ATGAAAATGGACAAATATTATATGCCTACTTTAAAAGAAGATCCTCAGGATGCAGAAATTGCAAGCCATAAACTTCTTTTAAGAGCTGGAATGATTAGAAAATCAGCATCGGGTATTTATTCATACTTACCATTAGGATATAGAGTTATTAAAAATATTGAAAAAATTGTAAGAGAAGGAATGGATAAATTTGGAGCTCAAGAAGTTTTAATGTCTGCATTGCAACCTCAAGAAATTTGGGAAGAGTCGGGTAGATGGAAAAAATTTGGTGAAGAGATGTTTAGGTTAAAAGATAGAAATAATAGAGATTTTTGTTTGGGACCTACAGCAGAAGAATATTTCACGACATTAGTTAGAGATGAATTAAAATCTTATAAACAATTACCATTAAATATATATCAAATTCAAACAAAATATAGAGATGAGAAAAGACCAAGATTTGGTATAAATAGAGCAAGAGAATTTACAATGAAAGATGCCTACTCATTTGATAAAGACCAAGAAGGTTTGGAAAAATCATATCAAAATATGTGGGATGCGTATGAATATATTTTTGATAAAATCGGCTTGGATTACAGAGTTGTTCAAGGCGATAGCGGGCTTATGGGAAGTGGTATTTCTCATGAGTTTATAGCTATGGCTGAAACCGGAGAAGGGGTTATTGTTTATTCAAATGATAGTGATTATGCAGCAACAGATGAAAAATGTGTTGTAACACTTCCTGAACTTGAAAAAGAAGAAGCTCTAGAATTAGAAAAAATTTATACACCTAATGTAAAAACAATTGAAGAGCTTTCATCATTTTTAAAAGAAGATTCAAGTAAATTTGTAAAAGCTATTGCATTAAAATCAGATGATGAATTTTTTGTGGTATTTGTACCGGGCAATAGAGAATTAAATTTATTAAAATTTTTATCATATGTTAAAGTTTCAGAAAATGAAATTCAAATGATGAATGATGAAGATATCCGAAAATTAACAGGGGCAGATGCTGGATTTACGGGACCTATAGGTTTGTCTAAAGAAGTAAGAATAATTGTAGACTCAAGAGTAACAAAAATGTCCAATTTCGTTGTTGGAGCAAATGAAACAGATTACCACATTAAAAATGTAAATTACGGAAGAGACTTTGTAGGTGAAGTTGTTGAAGATTTACTAATGGTTCAAGAAGGTGATAAAGGACCAAATGGTGAAGAACTTTTATTTGCAAGAGGTATTGAAGTTGGTAATATATTCCAATTAGGCACAAAATATTCCGCAGAAATGAATGCTAAATTTTTAGATGAAAATGGAAAAGAAAATTATTTCATCATGGGTTCATATGGTATAGGGATAACAAGAACTGTAACAGCTATCATTGAACAAAACTACGATGAAGATGGGATTATTTGGCCTGAATCTGTTGCTCCATATAAAGTAATTATTACGGTTGTAAAAGTTGGAGATGAAGAACAAGATAAACTTGCGGAAGAAATCTACAATACATTAACAGAAAATGGTGTAGAAGTAATGCTAGATAATAGAAAAGAAAGACCGGGAGTAAAATTTAAGGATAGAGATTTAATTGGTATCCCATACAGGATAACTGTTGGTAGAGATTCTAAAGATGGTATTGTAGAATTTTCAACAAGAAAAGAAAAGGAAAATGTATCGAAAGATTATAAAGAAGTAATAAAAATATTGACAAAATAA
- a CDS encoding ABC transporter substrate-binding protein yields MKNSKRILSFFMAFVMVFLVACGTKGTDKTNSGKGNKVKQVEGSEVKELTIPGGNSLASMDYVVSDKAADNEWNANFVDGLLEFDRLGQLKGALAESWKTNKDMSVWTFKLRPGVKWVTHEQVEYADVTAEDFVTGLRHAAEFKSRTASLLQGVVKGLSEFMSSDFSDAAWEKVGVKAVDKLTVEYTLEAPTPYFGDLTTYAILLPINRQFLETKAGAKLGKPDPKNSAFGSTSPDSILYNGGYVLETLDDKSQIVIVKNKKYWDAKNVFIEKITEVFDDGKDPYSSKKGFESGIYPSMSLKPTWPDYTKVRKQYEEYVRETVPNPTVFGMVFNFNRQVFNNTNYATTKEAQDNTRSAIQNLNFRKAVRAAFDRQSYIEIDAPKQLATQVKRNINNFPEAALTKDGKTYYDLVNEVYNNTTGEKVDLHDGQDPFYGKENALKFIEAAKKEGIKFPVHLDMLVISTSDRLIKQANSLKQSIAENTDNQIIVELVQRSKDEVNTLAYRNEDPSTVDYDISTFTGWSPDYNDPKSFVDIYSPTTGAYMINVGLGNMDEKGNPINNDLKEKLGFNEYEKLYREADKEYKDLDKRYAEFAKADSKLIENVLFIPVQMGARFEMVSKLQPYEGIYALVGNSKSKYKFKKLNKDLVKTQDYNNIKSEWEKERAKSAKKSQ; encoded by the coding sequence ATGAAAAACAGTAAGAGAATATTATCATTCTTTATGGCTTTTGTTATGGTATTCCTTGTTGCGTGTGGAACAAAGGGAACAGATAAAACAAATTCGGGGAAAGGTAACAAAGTAAAACAAGTAGAAGGTTCTGAAGTAAAAGAGCTAACAATTCCTGGTGGAAATTCACTTGCATCTATGGACTATGTTGTATCAGATAAGGCTGCTGATAATGAATGGAATGCAAACTTTGTAGACGGTTTATTAGAGTTTGATAGATTAGGACAATTAAAAGGTGCATTAGCTGAATCATGGAAAACAAATAAGGATATGTCAGTTTGGACATTTAAGCTAAGACCTGGAGTTAAATGGGTAACACATGAACAAGTTGAATATGCTGATGTTACAGCTGAGGATTTTGTTACAGGGCTAAGACACGCTGCAGAATTCAAATCAAGAACTGCTTCATTACTACAAGGTGTGGTTAAAGGATTATCAGAATTTATGTCTAGTGATTTTTCTGATGCAGCTTGGGAAAAAGTAGGGGTTAAGGCAGTTGATAAATTAACTGTTGAGTATACATTAGAGGCACCAACACCATATTTTGGCGATTTAACAACATATGCTATCCTATTACCAATTAATAGACAATTTTTGGAAACAAAAGCTGGTGCAAAATTAGGAAAACCAGATCCAAAGAATTCAGCATTTGGGTCAACATCACCTGATTCAATTTTATATAATGGTGGTTATGTATTAGAAACATTAGATGATAAATCACAAATTGTTATTGTAAAGAATAAAAAATATTGGGATGCTAAGAATGTATTTATAGAAAAAATTACAGAAGTATTTGATGATGGTAAAGATCCATATTCAAGCAAAAAAGGTTTTGAATCAGGTATTTACCCTTCAATGTCACTGAAACCAACTTGGCCAGATTATACAAAAGTAAGAAAACAATATGAAGAATATGTAAGAGAAACAGTACCAAATCCAACTGTATTTGGTATGGTATTTAACTTCAATAGACAGGTATTTAATAATACAAATTATGCAACAACAAAAGAGGCACAAGATAACACGAGAAGTGCTATTCAAAACCTTAACTTTAGAAAAGCTGTAAGAGCTGCATTTGATAGACAATCATATATTGAAATTGACGCTCCAAAGCAATTAGCTACTCAGGTAAAGAGAAATATTAATAACTTCCCTGAAGCTGCATTAACAAAAGATGGTAAAACATATTATGATTTAGTAAATGAAGTATACAATAATACTACAGGAGAAAAAGTTGATTTACACGATGGACAAGATCCATTCTATGGAAAAGAAAATGCATTGAAATTTATCGAAGCAGCTAAAAAAGAGGGAATTAAATTCCCAGTTCATTTGGATATGTTAGTAATATCAACAAGTGATAGATTAATTAAACAAGCAAATTCATTAAAACAAAGTATTGCTGAAAATACAGATAATCAAATTATAGTTGAATTAGTTCAAAGATCAAAAGATGAAGTTAATACTTTAGCTTATAGAAATGAAGATCCTTCTACTGTAGATTATGATATTTCAACATTTACAGGATGGTCACCGGATTATAACGATCCAAAATCATTTGTAGATATATATTCACCAACAACAGGTGCATATATGATCAATGTTGGGTTGGGTAATATGGATGAAAAAGGAAATCCAATAAATAATGATTTAAAAGAAAAATTAGGCTTTAATGAATATGAAAAATTATATAGAGAAGCAGATAAAGAATATAAAGATTTAGATAAGAGATATGCTGAGTTTGCAAAAGCTGATTCTAAATTGATAGAAAATGTATTATTTATACCTGTTCAAATGGGTGCTAGATTTGAAATGGTTTCAAAATTACAACCTTATGAAGGTATATATGCTTTGGTTGGTAATTCAAAATCAAAGTATAAATTTAAAAAATTAAATAAGGACCTTGTAAAAACTCAAGATTATAATAATATTAAATCTGAATGGGAAAAAGAAAGAGCTAAATCAGCTAAAAAATCTCAATAA